A stretch of the Aphis gossypii isolate Hap1 chromosome 2, ASM2018417v2, whole genome shotgun sequence genome encodes the following:
- the LOC126550169 gene encoding uncharacterized protein LOC126550169, producing the protein MWFNNMISNNWKMSIVIGGIAVGFAGLAAAYNKLYNNENRQVKYEIIPIYKKKLEELGMVDNNSTIGPIFLCEKKNNDDFDLPDEIIIENYLNSFSEDPYNDTYSLALMETEIQTGLAKSFTCLQQKKYELVEEACKEELAKKKNKNKKRKLMRQIRRTLALNLLGTFAILRGDYVTAIEHLTTVVETPSASKKLVINSLIKRSSILYQRKQFKESLDDLQLAENYIHEIKRSDEILITT; encoded by the exons ATGTGGTTCAATAACATGATATCCAATAACTGGAAAATGAGTATTGTCATTGGCGGTATTGCGGTGGGCTTTGCGGGCTTGGCTGCTGCTTACAATAAACTG tacaataATGAGAATCGTCAAGTTAAATATGAAATCATaccaatatacaaaaaaaaacttgaagaaTTAGGAATGGTTGACAATAATTCGACCATAGgtccaatatttttatgtg aaaaaaagaacaatGACGACTTCGATTTGCCTGATGAAATcatcattgaaaattatttgaattcttTTAGCGAAGATCCGTATAACGATACATATTCACTCGCATTAATGGAAACGGAAATTCA AACTGGTCTCGCCAAATCATTTACATGCCTCcagcaaaaaaaatatgaactcgTTGAGGAGGCATGTAAAGAAGAATTggcgaagaaaaaaaataaaaataagaagagAAAGTTGATGAGACAAATTCGAAGAACATTGGCATTAAATCTACTTGGTACTTTTGCCATACTACGGGGAGATTATGTGACTGCAATCGAACATCTCACTACTGTTGTAGAAACACCAAGTGCTTCTAaaaag TTGGTGATAAATTCGTTAATCAAGAGATCTTCAATTTTGTATCAACGAAAACAATTCAAAGAATCTCTTGATGATTTACAACTAgcagaaaattatattcatgagATCAAGCGATcagatgaaatattaataacaacttaa
- the LOC114119057 gene encoding mediator of RNA polymerase II transcription subunit 11, with amino-acid sequence MAAPMERIQALELIEKDIITCLQSAGQALLELSKEKSSLKQVENQSHQFLKSLGNVESKLTEQINYLTQVSTGQPYENSGYASQKVLQMAWHRLEHARSRVKELERSKNKYLQDQEQLKGNVSNLL; translated from the coding sequence ATGGCTGCTCCAATGGAGCGTATTCAAGCTCTGGAATTAATTGAAAAGGACATAATAACATGTTTACAAAGCGCGGGTCAAGCATTATTAGAACTCAGTAAAGAAAAATCAAGTTTGAAACAAGTAGAAAATCAATCACACCAATTCTTAAAAAGTTTAGGTAATGTTGAGTCAAAGCTAActgaacaaataaattatttgactcAAGTATCTACTGGGCAACCATATGAAAACAGTGGATATGCATCACAAAAAGTTCTCCAGATGGCTTGGCATCGTCTTGAACATGCAAGAAGTAGGGTGAAAGAATTAGAACGTTCCAAAAATAAGTATCTCCAGGATCAAGAACAATTAAAAGGAAATgtctcaaatttattataa